ATATTGCTcttagagaaaaattaattgaagagctcaaaaattgtGTCGATCAgatgtcaaaattaaaaaaagagttTCAtgtggattttaataaatttaatgagcAATGTTTTTCAGAAATGATGGACAACATTAGCAAAACGATTGATGAAAAGATGGTAAGctcagatttatttatttatatacttaaACGCAAAACGGCTTTGTACACATTAGTAgtacaaaaatttatgattaaattaatcaaacaaaaattattcgtacTTGCAATAatgatttatgataatttttttcttttcaaataaGATTCAGAGAATTTATCATTCTTCGAATCcgtttttggataaattatCATCAGAAAGTGAGAAGTCTACTCCTAAGGAAGTAACAATCGATCATCAAACACATGATTTAAACGGTGTTAATGAACAAACTGATGATTGTAATTCTTCGAAACTATCTTCACCACCAAGTCAAGAATCTTCAATgtcaaatcaagaagaaaaatttgaagaatcaaaagaaattttgaaggtggaagaaaaaaaaaagtctagtgcctctgataaaaataatttagctaAAGATCATAGTAAGTTTATCGatcattatatttatattaattatataataaggtaaaagccccaatagataatcatgtaccagtatatgatcactcgatgtatttgtatatctatattcacaaatatataggtcatatactggtacgtgatcatctattggggcttttaccttactcgAATAATacataatttgtaataatttttactttatagaTTCCAGAAATCCTCCATTGAAGTATTTTTtggcaaaaaattttgattacaattttaaaccAACAAGCTTGAAGCTAGAAAAATCATTCAACTATTTTGAAACTCCGCAAGATTTTTTCTTGAACGGTAaagataatattattgttgCAGACACCGGAAATCACCGAATTGCGgtaagtaaatttttgattaaaaaatataaatctaatttagaaaattcagtattaatcattttatttttttccaggtTTACGATCGATATGGTAATCATAAATTAGAATTTGGACGCCATTGCGATAACAAAAGGTATCTTGTGTATCCCAAGTGTGTGagcatatttattaatagtaattccCAAAATTATGGAAACATAGTCGTTTATGATAAAGAAAATCATTGCTCTCGGCTACAAATATTTACCGAGGGCGGAGATTATTTACAAGCtgctaaatttcaagaaaTTGATCTAATGACTGCTCTGACAACGACAATAGATGATCTTATTATTGCTGTGGACGTAAGAAGgcagatatttatcatttctgATACCCTGgtgataattaacaaaatcgATTGCCGCGGGTTTCTGATCGCTCCACTCAATATAGCTGCAAAAggtaatttattcaataataaataatacaatattcaatttataaaaatgtttttcttattacagacgatgaaatatttatcactGACTGGAAGAAACGTTACATGATAGCCATTAATAGAAAAGGGCAGTTCTTGGGATGCATTGGTTTTGAGAAACAAGCCTTCTGTCCTCGAGGATTCGGTTTCGTTGGTGATAAAATAATGTTCAGTTACGTAAATCGTTTTCATgatgttgttaatttttatgagtaTTCAAAAAATGGAAGCTGTTacttgaaatatatatttaaacataaaaatgtatgtatattataataataatttcatttatatgTAGTGAATTAAAAAGgaaatgttattaaaatttgtttaattttgcAGATGCATCAATCAGGCAGATTCGAGATAACGAAAGATGGTTTTATGGTATTACTCAATAAATGCCCATTTccgaaaatattgattttaaagaGTTCAACGcacttcaattaatttattaatttttacttacatGTTTGTAgtaattagttttatttaattatttaattatgatactgaaattagcagacatctgctaatttttagaatttttattacaaaaaattttttttttttaatttgcatttttaatttttttattaaaattttttaatgataatttttttaataatttatttattaaaaatgtcaaaaaattgacaaattgTCTGTTAATTTAAGTATCATATTAAAATAAGTACTAACTAACTACCCCGttttaaatttccaatttttaactttataagAATGAAAAGACTATTGTAAAGGTGTGATAATTACCGTATTTTGTAATGTAATGGAATATTTACACCTACTATTTAAgcattgtaaaatatttagaattaCTTAATGACTTTTACGGGTGACTTGACTACCTGCTCTTAGAAAAGGTTtcatttcataaataaaaacaaaaagtagtaaaatttcttcttagacgtcttcataatttttctcttaataaaatatataaaaaaaaaaaaaaaagttaattttaattattttaacaataaagtttttatttttaatttctgtacTTAAATTTTAgccattttttctttttatgaaaattgcgCATGCGCACGCCGTTTCCATGCCAACCAATAACTAGTTGTGAGGTTGGCTTCACACTGCGCCCACCTTCTCGTCACTTATGATTCCACCGCGTGACTTTATTGTGGCGCTGACTATGAAAAAGAATAGGCATGTTGTTTTAGTGgtctttgttaattttatcgCCATTTATACAAGTGTTACAAtgatagaataaaattatttttacattgaaaactagtctgttttaataataaaaagccACAAAATGTCTCATCCACAAAGTGCGCaaggaaataataatttaccgcAAGGTGATTGCAGTGCTTGTTGTTCAAATGAAATAAACACTCATCAAGTGCATCAAGCACAAAATCCTGTAAATACAAATATGCCTATAATCCCAACGATGGTGCCGAGCCAGCTTATGCAGTATCCAGTAGCACAGCAACCCGTAAGttatgttttaaatatttttatttcgttaTATTATTcccattattttatttttacttaccttaatcatatataattaatataattatatataattaatacatgATCcattgtgtgttattttgtcAATC
This genomic interval from Cotesia glomerata isolate CgM1 linkage group LG1, MPM_Cglom_v2.3, whole genome shotgun sequence contains the following:
- the LOC123274638 gene encoding brain tumor protein-like; translated protein: MSMRRNSDELECFDENKTQCNGEMADMYCKTHPSDKVTFYCYPCKEPICIECLRYEHKSIKHHYESISKTEFRLDKELSTINDKIDDLESVEPQKEKIIEEIDFQYYQVEHKINETYETFEILLKKYRDESLIKLEELRKLRKSEVIEAYSKMNDCSSEITNELHRFFTQFLRSNSTLDNIALREKLIEELKNCVDQMSKLKKEFHVDFNKFNEQCFSEMMDNISKTIDEKMIQRIYHSSNPFLDKLSSESEKSTPKEVTIDHQTHDLNGVNEQTDDCNSSKLSSPPSQESSMSNQEEKFEESKEILKVEEKKKSSASDKNNLAKDHNSRNPPLKYFLAKNFDYNFKPTSLKLEKSFNYFETPQDFFLNGKDNIIVADTGNHRIAVYDRYGNHKLEFGRHCDNKRYLVYPKCVSIFINSNSQNYGNIVVYDKENHCSRLQIFTEGGDYLQAAKFQEIDLMTALTTTIDDLIIAVDVRRQIFIISDTLVIINKIDCRGFLIAPLNIAAKDDEIFITDWKKRYMIAINRKGQFLGCIGFEKQAFCPRGFGFVGDKIMFSYVNRFHDVVNFYEYSKNGSCYLKYIFKHKNMHQSGRFEITKDGFMVLLNKCPFPKILILKSSTHFN